A window of Christiangramia forsetii KT0803 contains these coding sequences:
- a CDS encoding tyrosine-type recombinase/integrase encodes MNGYIFVLPVIPGLPIYLKEIAKEVKIRNNLGFHTARDTFGATVTLANGVPIETVSKLLGPHKISTTQIYAQVIDSKISSDIDNLKQRLND; translated from the coding sequence TTGAATGGCTATATATTTGTTTTGCCTGTTATACCGGGCTTGCCTATTTATTTAAAGGAAATCGCTAAAGAAGTAAAAATCAGAAACAATTTAGGCTTTCATACTGCTAGAGATACTTTTGGTGCTACAGTAACCTTGGCCAATGGCGTACCTATAGAAACAGTTTCCAAGTTGCTAGGACCTCATAAAATTTCCACTACCCAGATTTATGCCCAGGTAATTGATTCCAAAATATCCTCAGATATTGATAATTTGAAGCAAAGGTTGAATGATTAA